Proteins from one Azospirillum brasilense genomic window:
- a CDS encoding carbohydrate-binding domain-containing protein, producing the protein MASTTTGKTDAKIVVSAYGQSAGGIWPHFRLLIDGVEVGQATVNATSPAAYSFTVPVTAAQAHKVQIQYDNDAVVNGQDRSLIVSGVSINGKTHKPTDANVTYDKGALDGKDVVKGQSGMWWNGTLVVDTPAADFPAPPAPVAGTSTFVVNAQGIAAGGTNAHFNLLVDGKKVGEGTVGTAAKDYSFTANVAPDQAHKVQVQYDNDAVVNGQDRSLIVNKVTINGKSVSATDSIVTYDKGALDGKDVVKGQSGLWWNGTLVVDADKSFFATGGSTPAPTPTPTPNPTPSPAPTGPAFFVATNGNDKWSGKLAAPNAAGTDGPKATLTAARDAMRADPNIDVTYVRGGDYYMKDMLWLDGQDSGVRFAAYGSEKPVFHGGSLVDNWVSRGNGLYSAQLPGGSKAVLDLSMDGDRQTVARTPNADPSHPIDGGWLIATKAGANAYTQFGFKAGAIPTYASTDGLMVSVFTQHGYDNMTVPVKSIDYGSNTITLAQSTYDALGAGSRFYLFNGKDQLDAPREWFFDKASNQVLFKPEGGAVAGHKVVAAQLPVLVGLGGAKNVTIEGLTLTDGAPDGHAVYANNAAGLTFKNNTVTNTGYGITVEGSANSTVTGNHFAETGREAVYVKAGSNFTKVSDNLIQHASAVDHGGDALWVNGSNDVSITHNQIEDTPGKAIAVGSVQASGDATYRATITHNKIVGANQETSDGGGIYLINRQQDLAGHTVAYNEVSGTTAFGNVTWDGKVSPTFLDPTKLVSWGIYLDDWTSGTTVKGNVVHDNVGGIFLHGGWNNTVTDNILADNLGTQIGLQQSVGWGGWKGTPMANNTITQNIVDAGDGRAVALDGPKTAGTFTGNFYADLDPNEALFQAWPQVMANGATGTLAQWQAAGYDKGSFTFDPQFTDAAHDNFAPVAGSAVYQHGFDHLPFDQIGLLG; encoded by the coding sequence ATGGCTTCGACCACCACGGGCAAGACCGACGCCAAGATTGTCGTGAGTGCCTATGGGCAGTCCGCCGGAGGCATCTGGCCGCATTTCCGCCTGTTGATCGACGGCGTCGAGGTGGGCCAGGCAACCGTCAACGCCACCAGCCCGGCCGCCTACAGCTTCACGGTGCCGGTCACCGCGGCGCAGGCGCACAAGGTGCAGATCCAATACGACAACGACGCCGTGGTGAACGGCCAGGACCGCTCGCTGATCGTCAGCGGGGTCTCCATCAACGGCAAGACCCACAAGCCGACCGACGCCAACGTCACCTACGACAAGGGCGCGCTCGACGGCAAGGACGTGGTCAAGGGCCAGTCCGGCATGTGGTGGAACGGCACGCTGGTGGTGGACACCCCGGCCGCCGACTTCCCCGCCCCGCCGGCGCCGGTCGCCGGAACCTCGACCTTCGTGGTGAACGCGCAGGGCATCGCGGCGGGCGGCACCAACGCGCATTTCAACCTGTTGGTCGACGGCAAGAAGGTGGGGGAGGGCACGGTCGGCACCGCGGCCAAGGACTACAGCTTCACCGCCAACGTGGCGCCGGACCAGGCGCACAAGGTCCAGGTCCAATACGACAACGACGCCGTGGTGAACGGGCAGGACCGCTCGCTGATCGTCAACAAGGTCACCATCAACGGCAAGTCCGTCTCCGCCACCGACAGCATCGTCACCTACGACAAGGGTGCCCTCGACGGGAAGGACGTGGTCAAGGGCCAGTCCGGCCTGTGGTGGAACGGCACGCTGGTGGTCGACGCCGACAAGAGCTTCTTCGCGACCGGCGGGTCCACGCCGGCCCCCACGCCCACGCCGACCCCGAACCCCACGCCGTCCCCCGCCCCAACCGGGCCGGCGTTCTTCGTGGCGACCAACGGCAACGACAAATGGTCGGGCAAGCTGGCCGCCCCCAACGCGGCCGGCACCGACGGGCCGAAGGCGACGCTGACCGCCGCCCGCGACGCCATGCGCGCCGATCCGAACATCGACGTCACCTACGTCCGCGGCGGCGACTATTACATGAAGGACATGCTCTGGCTGGACGGCCAGGACAGCGGCGTCCGCTTTGCCGCCTACGGCAGCGAGAAGCCGGTTTTCCACGGCGGTTCGCTGGTCGACAACTGGGTGTCGCGCGGCAACGGCCTCTACAGCGCGCAGCTTCCCGGCGGGTCCAAGGCGGTGCTCGACCTGTCGATGGACGGCGACCGCCAGACGGTGGCCCGCACGCCCAACGCCGACCCCAGCCACCCCATCGACGGCGGCTGGCTGATCGCCACCAAGGCGGGGGCCAACGCCTACACCCAGTTCGGCTTCAAGGCGGGGGCGATCCCGACCTATGCGAGCACGGACGGGCTGATGGTCAGCGTCTTCACCCAGCACGGCTACGACAACATGACCGTGCCGGTGAAGAGCATCGACTACGGCAGCAACACCATCACGCTGGCCCAGAGCACCTACGACGCGCTCGGCGCCGGCAGCCGCTTCTACCTGTTCAACGGCAAGGACCAGCTCGACGCGCCGCGCGAGTGGTTCTTCGACAAGGCGTCCAACCAGGTGCTGTTCAAGCCGGAGGGCGGGGCGGTCGCCGGGCACAAGGTCGTCGCGGCGCAACTCCCCGTGCTGGTCGGGCTGGGTGGCGCGAAGAACGTGACGATCGAGGGGCTGACCCTGACCGACGGCGCGCCGGACGGTCACGCGGTCTACGCCAACAACGCCGCCGGGCTGACCTTCAAGAACAACACCGTCACCAACACCGGCTACGGCATCACGGTGGAGGGCAGCGCCAACAGCACCGTTACCGGCAACCACTTCGCCGAGACCGGGCGCGAGGCCGTCTACGTCAAGGCCGGGTCCAACTTTACCAAGGTGTCGGACAACTTGATCCAGCACGCCAGCGCCGTCGACCACGGCGGCGACGCGCTGTGGGTGAACGGCAGCAACGACGTCTCCATCACCCACAACCAGATCGAGGACACGCCGGGCAAGGCCATCGCGGTCGGCTCCGTCCAGGCCTCGGGCGACGCCACCTACCGGGCGACGATCACCCACAACAAGATCGTCGGCGCCAACCAGGAGACCAGCGACGGCGGCGGCATCTACCTGATCAACCGTCAGCAGGATCTGGCCGGGCACACGGTCGCTTACAACGAGGTTTCGGGCACCACCGCCTTCGGCAACGTGACCTGGGACGGCAAGGTCTCCCCCACCTTCCTCGACCCGACGAAGCTGGTGAGCTGGGGCATCTATCTGGACGACTGGACCAGCGGCACCACGGTGAAGGGCAACGTCGTCCACGACAACGTCGGCGGCATCTTCCTGCACGGCGGCTGGAACAACACGGTGACCGACAACATCCTGGCCGACAATCTGGGCACCCAGATCGGCCTGCAGCAGAGCGTCGGCTGGGGCGGCTGGAAGGGCACGCCGATGGCGAACAACACCATCACCCAGAACATCGTGGACGCCGGCGACGGCCGGGCGGTCGCCCTCGACGGTCCGAAGACGGCGGGGACCTTCACCGGCAACTTCTACGCCGACCTCGACCCCAACGAGGCGCTGTTCCAGGCCTGGCCGCAGGTGATGGCCAACGGCGCCACCGGCACGCTTGCGCAGTGGCAGGCCGCCGGCTACGACAAGGGGTCCTTCACCTTCGACCCGCAGTTCACCGACGCCGCGCACGACAACTTCGCGCCGGTGGCGGGCTCGGCGGTGTACCAGCACGGGTTCGACCACCTGCCCTTCGACCAGATCGGCCTGCTGGGCTGA
- a CDS encoding RT0821/Lpp0805 family surface protein has translation MKKIAVTAFVALSLAACQSGGSGIGTKQTVGALGGAAAGGVIGSQFGGGTGKLITTGVGTLLGAYLGSELGQSLDRADEGYAQRAATQAYAAPMGSTIQWNNPESGNRGTITPIRDGRDNSGNYCREYQQTVYVGGKAERANGTACQQPDGSWRIVS, from the coding sequence ATGAAGAAGATCGCTGTAACCGCCTTTGTCGCCCTGTCGCTCGCCGCCTGCCAGAGCGGCGGCAGCGGCATCGGGACCAAGCAGACGGTCGGCGCGCTCGGCGGCGCGGCGGCCGGCGGCGTGATCGGCTCGCAGTTCGGCGGCGGCACCGGCAAGCTCATCACCACCGGTGTGGGCACGCTGCTCGGCGCCTATCTCGGCAGCGAGCTCGGCCAGTCGCTTGACCGCGCGGACGAGGGCTACGCCCAGCGCGCCGCCACCCAGGCCTACGCGGCGCCGATGGGCTCGACCATCCAGTGGAACAACCCGGAATCGGGCAACCGCGGCACCATCACCCCGATCCGCGACGGCCGCGACAACTCCGGCAACTACTGCCGCGAGTACCAGCAGACCGTCTATGTCGGCGGCAAGGCCGAGCGGGCCAACGGCACCGCCTGCCAGCAGCCGGACGGCAGCTGGCGCATCGTGTCCTAA
- a CDS encoding class I SAM-dependent methyltransferase yields the protein MDEVLTEARRLIAARHYRQAVRLLRDTAPESGGSAERDRAERDRLTGMAALGRRDAAAAIAALRRALAREPEHSETLYHMAQAVLAAGDRLRAVQWLERLAVADPAFPGLPEALAGAYRRDALYEEALRVTGKALAAGNRSADILYERAVSLAHLGDAAGALAVFDERLADDPEHAAAWFGSHAAALGLNGVEDALRRLRRAADCPGAAGKYWGFLCAYLLLLGRDAEAEALYGEKLAGQPKRLALVEAVTAIRPRLAQDVRLFGVGAELLRFALERAEVPGLVLEFGVRRGTSLNQIADMAGQTVHGFDSFEGLPEGWVNAPRGVLSTGKSLPPVRDNAVLHAGWFEDTLPPFLAAHDGAVRFVNVDSDIYSSARTVLTALAPRFRAGTVLVFDEFIGNRTWREDEYRAFLEYAAESGAAWEIVAVSPHTKQVAIRLTALPAS from the coding sequence GTGGATGAGGTTCTGACCGAGGCGCGCCGCCTGATCGCGGCGCGGCATTACCGGCAGGCGGTGCGCCTGCTGCGGGACACCGCGCCGGAGTCCGGCGGCTCCGCAGAACGCGACCGGGCCGAGCGTGACCGGCTGACCGGCATGGCCGCTCTCGGCCGGCGCGACGCCGCGGCCGCTATCGCCGCGCTGCGCCGTGCCCTGGCGCGCGAGCCGGAACACTCGGAAACCCTCTATCATATGGCCCAGGCCGTGCTGGCCGCCGGGGACCGCTTGCGGGCGGTGCAGTGGCTGGAGCGGTTGGCCGTGGCCGACCCCGCCTTTCCCGGCCTCCCTGAGGCGCTGGCCGGCGCCTACCGCCGCGACGCCCTCTATGAGGAGGCGTTGCGGGTGACCGGGAAGGCGCTGGCCGCCGGGAACCGGTCCGCGGACATCCTCTATGAGCGGGCGGTCAGCCTCGCCCATCTCGGCGACGCCGCGGGCGCGCTGGCCGTCTTCGACGAACGGCTGGCCGACGACCCGGAGCACGCCGCCGCGTGGTTCGGCAGCCACGCCGCGGCGCTGGGCCTGAACGGGGTGGAGGACGCGCTGCGCCGCCTGCGCCGGGCCGCCGACTGTCCGGGGGCGGCGGGCAAATACTGGGGCTTCCTGTGCGCCTACCTGCTGTTGCTGGGCCGCGATGCGGAGGCCGAGGCGCTGTATGGCGAGAAGCTGGCCGGTCAGCCGAAGCGCTTGGCCCTGGTGGAGGCGGTGACGGCGATTCGCCCGCGGTTGGCACAAGACGTCCGGCTGTTCGGAGTCGGGGCGGAACTGCTGCGCTTCGCGCTGGAGCGGGCGGAGGTGCCCGGTCTGGTGCTGGAGTTCGGCGTGCGCCGCGGCACCTCGCTGAACCAGATCGCCGACATGGCCGGGCAGACCGTGCACGGCTTCGATTCGTTCGAAGGGTTGCCGGAGGGCTGGGTGAACGCGCCGCGCGGCGTGCTCAGCACCGGCAAGAGCCTGCCGCCGGTGCGCGACAACGCGGTGCTGCACGCGGGCTGGTTCGAGGACACGCTGCCGCCCTTCCTGGCGGCCCATGACGGCGCGGTGCGCTTCGTCAATGTGGACAGCGACATCTATTCCTCGGCGCGGACGGTGCTGACCGCCCTGGCGCCCCGCTTCCGGGCGGGGACGGTGCTGGTCTTCGACGAGTTCATCGGGAACCGGACGTGGCGCGAGGACGAGTACCGCGCCTTCCTGGAATACGCCGCCGAGTCCGGTGCGGCCTGGGAGATCGTCGCCGTCAGCCCGCACACCAAGCAGGTGGCGATCCGGCTGACCGCGCTTCCAGCATCCTGA
- a CDS encoding Crp/Fnr family transcriptional regulator, whose translation MTFSVAAATTAAIVPPPMPAPQTRGTETVTGRCAGCSARSKGLCGALTAGDLPDLSTTSRPLDLLSATPVVMEGEEALAVFTVMSGMLKLYKTLPDGRQQITGFATAGDVIGLAVGTGYAYTAETVTASTVCRMSRTALRRLMERHPAVQGRLLAMTSVELSAAQDQILLLGCKTAVERVSSFLLALSRRSRPLADGTPSAFLPMPKVDIGAYLGLRPETLSRVLRKLESAGAITRLTNDRIRIENPAALEAAA comes from the coding sequence ATGACCTTCTCCGTCGCCGCCGCCACCACCGCAGCCATCGTTCCGCCGCCGATGCCCGCTCCGCAGACGCGGGGGACGGAGACGGTGACCGGCCGCTGCGCCGGCTGCTCGGCGCGGAGCAAGGGGCTGTGCGGCGCCCTGACCGCCGGGGACCTGCCGGACCTGTCGACGACGTCGCGTCCGCTGGACCTGCTGTCGGCAACCCCGGTGGTGATGGAGGGCGAGGAGGCCTTGGCCGTCTTCACCGTCATGTCGGGCATGCTGAAGCTCTACAAGACCCTGCCGGACGGACGGCAGCAGATCACCGGCTTCGCCACCGCGGGCGACGTAATCGGGCTGGCCGTGGGCACCGGCTACGCCTACACCGCCGAGACGGTCACCGCCTCCACCGTCTGCCGCATGTCGCGCACGGCCCTGCGCCGCCTGATGGAGCGGCACCCGGCGGTCCAGGGGCGGCTGCTCGCCATGACCTCGGTCGAGCTGTCGGCGGCGCAGGACCAGATCCTGCTGCTCGGCTGCAAGACGGCGGTGGAGCGGGTGTCCAGCTTCCTCCTCGCCTTGTCGCGGCGGTCCCGGCCCCTGGCCGACGGCACGCCCAGCGCCTTCCTTCCCATGCCGAAGGTAGATATCGGCGCCTATCTCGGCCTGCGCCCCGAAACGCTGTCGCGCGTGCTGCGCAAACTGGAGAGCGCCGGGGCGATCACCCGCCTGACCAACGACCGCATCCGCATCGAGAATCCGGCGGCGCTCGAAGCCGCCGCCTGA
- a CDS encoding helicase-related protein — protein sequence MDMTSPDPSSAGEPADPHLVHELASAHPDVVTAAAAGVTRVAHGEGLGLVPLGLPLPKGKRDLLVPAERREAVLLEIHGTLDRARRRNALLAQGRRALEGWSTSLHPADDRTRVRAVRGEDLPWPGLPAPVRLQVSRVLDAMELADLTDDDLALRLEGDPALATALEDALSRTAARLHRYAGEAEGADDGWTFTSLADRLSRAARNRHGVDELLERWDREFAVWRRERAEARGRAYVDRHFDLARFEKLFPVARGLGRRLVLVIGPTNSGKTHHAIEALKGAWDGIYLAPLRLLALEVMERLNAEGTPASLLTGEEAITTPGARHTASTIEVMDPDRPVEVAVIDEIQMLADPDRGWAWTAALMGAPAETVYILGAPEARPLVERVAAHLGERLEVIELERKVPLTLIDRRLNWEEVEPGDALIAFSRREIHTVRDTLRAKGLSVAAVYGALAPEVRRREAARFLSGEADVVVATDAIGMGLNLPCRRVLFTALEKFDGTSVRPLSATEVKQIAGRAGRFGKFESGEFGVVGRGTPQALRSLLEKADGRLRADAPLTVRPTRAMLARLADHIGTEETVLLLDCFADARTAGSPYRVGDLSGMRRLAAMLDERRLALPAKLDLLLIPADLEDEAEARILAAILGAVEAGEPSPLGRFVPARLDGLDGAALEGLSRACDLYYWAARKFPALFPEREAVRSRRGEISRRLADLLATRGARSAGQRREPPPKAGFRGAPRKRFGPRR from the coding sequence ATGGACATGACTTCCCCCGACCCTTCCAGCGCCGGCGAGCCCGCCGACCCGCATCTGGTGCACGAGCTGGCCAGCGCCCACCCCGACGTGGTCACCGCCGCCGCCGCGGGCGTGACACGGGTGGCCCATGGCGAGGGGCTGGGTCTGGTGCCGCTCGGTCTGCCGCTGCCCAAGGGCAAGCGCGACCTGCTGGTCCCGGCGGAGCGCCGCGAGGCGGTGCTTCTGGAAATCCACGGCACGCTCGACCGCGCGCGGCGGCGCAACGCCCTGCTCGCCCAGGGGCGCCGCGCGCTGGAGGGCTGGTCGACCAGCCTGCACCCGGCGGACGACCGCACGCGGGTGCGGGCGGTGCGCGGCGAGGACCTCCCCTGGCCCGGCCTGCCCGCCCCGGTGCGGCTCCAGGTGTCGCGCGTGCTCGACGCCATGGAACTGGCCGACCTGACGGACGACGATCTGGCCCTGCGGCTGGAGGGCGACCCGGCGCTGGCCACAGCGCTGGAGGACGCGCTGTCGCGCACCGCCGCCCGGCTGCACCGCTACGCCGGAGAAGCGGAGGGTGCGGACGATGGCTGGACCTTCACGTCTTTGGCCGACCGGCTGTCCCGCGCCGCCCGCAACCGCCACGGGGTGGACGAGCTGCTGGAGCGCTGGGACCGCGAATTCGCCGTCTGGCGCCGCGAGCGGGCGGAGGCGCGCGGCCGCGCCTATGTCGACCGGCATTTCGACCTTGCCCGTTTCGAGAAGCTGTTCCCGGTGGCCCGCGGCCTGGGGAGGCGGCTGGTCCTGGTGATCGGCCCCACCAATTCCGGCAAGACCCACCACGCCATCGAGGCGCTGAAGGGCGCCTGGGACGGCATCTATCTGGCGCCGCTGCGCCTGCTGGCGCTGGAGGTGATGGAGCGGCTGAACGCCGAGGGCACGCCCGCCTCCCTGCTGACCGGCGAGGAGGCGATCACGACGCCCGGCGCCCGGCACACCGCCTCGACCATCGAGGTGATGGACCCCGACCGCCCGGTGGAGGTGGCGGTGATCGACGAAATCCAGATGCTCGCCGATCCCGACCGCGGCTGGGCCTGGACGGCGGCGCTGATGGGCGCCCCGGCGGAAACCGTCTACATCCTGGGCGCCCCGGAGGCCCGCCCGCTGGTCGAGCGGGTGGCGGCCCATCTCGGCGAGCGGCTGGAGGTGATCGAGCTGGAGCGCAAGGTGCCGCTGACCCTGATCGACCGCCGCCTGAATTGGGAGGAGGTGGAGCCCGGCGACGCGCTGATCGCCTTCTCCCGGCGGGAGATCCACACGGTGCGCGACACGCTGCGCGCCAAGGGCCTGTCGGTCGCCGCGGTCTACGGCGCTCTGGCCCCGGAGGTGCGGCGGCGCGAGGCGGCCCGCTTCCTGTCCGGCGAGGCCGACGTGGTGGTGGCGACCGACGCCATCGGCATGGGGCTGAACCTGCCCTGCCGGCGCGTGCTGTTCACCGCGCTGGAGAAGTTCGACGGGACCAGCGTCCGCCCGCTGAGCGCGACGGAGGTCAAGCAGATCGCCGGCCGCGCCGGGCGCTTCGGCAAGTTCGAGTCGGGGGAGTTCGGCGTGGTCGGGCGGGGCACGCCGCAGGCCCTGCGCAGCCTGCTGGAAAAGGCGGACGGGCGGCTGCGCGCCGACGCCCCGCTAACCGTGCGGCCGACCCGCGCCATGCTGGCCCGGCTGGCCGATCACATCGGGACGGAGGAGACGGTCCTGCTGCTCGACTGCTTCGCCGACGCCCGCACGGCGGGGTCGCCCTACCGGGTGGGCGACCTGTCCGGCATGCGGCGGCTGGCGGCGATGCTGGACGAGCGGCGGCTGGCGCTGCCCGCCAAGCTCGACCTGCTGCTGATCCCCGCCGATCTGGAGGACGAGGCGGAGGCCCGCATCCTCGCCGCCATCCTCGGCGCGGTGGAGGCCGGGGAGCCGTCGCCCCTCGGGCGCTTCGTCCCGGCCCGGCTCGACGGGCTGGACGGGGCGGCGCTGGAGGGGCTGTCGCGGGCCTGCGACCTCTATTATTGGGCGGCGCGCAAGTTCCCGGCCCTGTTCCCGGAGCGGGAGGCGGTGCGCAGCCGCCGCGGCGAGATCAGCCGGCGTCTGGCCGATCTGCTCGCCACGCGCGGGGCGCGGTCCGCCGGGCAGCGGCGCGAGCCGCCACCCAAGGCCGGTTTCCGCGGCGCCCCGCGCAAGCGCTTCGGCCCGCGACGGTAG
- a CDS encoding electron transfer flavoprotein-ubiquinone oxidoreductase, whose amino-acid sequence MDRDPREVMEYDVLVVGAGPSGLSAAIRLKQLANEAGQELSVCVVEKGSEVGAHLLSGAVFEPHALDELIPDWKEKGAPLTTPAREDRFLFLTETKALKSPFAPPQMHNHGNYIISLGNLARWMAGQAEELGVEIYPGFAAAEVLYDDTGAVKGVATGDMGIGKDGEKTANYTPGMELHAKQTIFAEGCRGSLTKTLFERFDLRRDADPQTYGIGIKELWEVAPEKSQPGLIVHTIGWPMDPKTYGGSWLYHMEGNLVSVGFVVGLDYENPHLSPFEEFQRYKTHPAIRPTFEGGRRIAYGARALSEGGFQSIPKLTFPGGVIVGDAAGFLNVPKIKGNHTAMKSGMLAAEAVHELLSAEAPAREATAYPEKLKASWVWSELHAVRNIRPGFQKGLWAGLANAAYETATKGKSPWTLHHRHGDHETLKKASEMPKIAYPKPDGVVSFDRLSSVYLSNTNHEEDQPAHLTLKDASVPIAVNLALYDAPETRYCPAGVYEIVRAEDGSDPRLQINAQNCVHCKTCDIKDPTQNINWVVPEGGGGPNYPGGM is encoded by the coding sequence ATGGATCGCGATCCGCGCGAGGTGATGGAGTACGACGTCCTTGTCGTCGGAGCCGGCCCGTCGGGCCTGAGCGCGGCCATCCGCCTGAAACAGCTCGCCAACGAGGCGGGGCAGGAACTGTCGGTCTGCGTCGTCGAGAAGGGTTCGGAGGTCGGCGCCCACCTGCTCTCCGGCGCGGTGTTCGAGCCGCACGCGCTCGACGAGCTGATCCCCGATTGGAAGGAGAAGGGCGCGCCGCTGACCACCCCGGCCCGCGAGGACCGCTTCCTCTTCCTCACCGAGACCAAGGCGCTGAAGTCGCCCTTCGCCCCGCCGCAGATGCACAATCACGGCAACTACATCATCAGCCTCGGCAACCTCGCCCGCTGGATGGCCGGGCAGGCCGAGGAGCTGGGGGTGGAGATCTATCCCGGCTTCGCCGCGGCGGAGGTGCTCTACGACGACACGGGGGCGGTCAAGGGTGTGGCCACCGGCGACATGGGCATCGGCAAGGACGGCGAGAAGACCGCCAACTACACGCCGGGCATGGAACTGCACGCCAAGCAGACCATCTTCGCCGAGGGCTGCCGCGGCTCGCTGACCAAGACGCTGTTCGAGCGCTTCGACCTGCGCCGCGACGCCGACCCGCAGACCTACGGCATCGGCATCAAGGAGCTGTGGGAGGTTGCGCCCGAGAAGTCCCAGCCCGGCCTGATCGTCCATACCATCGGCTGGCCGATGGACCCCAAGACCTACGGCGGCTCCTGGCTCTACCACATGGAGGGCAACTTGGTGTCGGTCGGCTTCGTGGTCGGGCTCGATTACGAGAACCCGCACCTGTCGCCGTTCGAGGAGTTCCAGCGCTACAAGACCCACCCGGCGATCCGCCCGACCTTCGAGGGCGGCCGGCGCATCGCCTACGGCGCGCGCGCCCTGTCGGAGGGCGGCTTCCAGTCGATCCCCAAGCTGACCTTCCCCGGCGGGGTGATCGTCGGCGACGCGGCGGGCTTCCTCAACGTGCCCAAGATCAAGGGCAACCACACCGCGATGAAGTCGGGCATGCTGGCGGCCGAAGCGGTGCACGAGCTGCTGTCCGCCGAGGCGCCGGCGCGCGAGGCGACGGCCTATCCGGAGAAGCTGAAGGCGTCCTGGGTGTGGTCGGAGCTTCACGCGGTGCGCAACATCCGCCCCGGCTTCCAGAAGGGCCTGTGGGCGGGGCTGGCCAACGCGGCCTACGAGACGGCGACCAAGGGCAAGTCGCCCTGGACGCTGCACCACCGGCACGGCGACCACGAGACGCTGAAGAAGGCGTCGGAGATGCCGAAGATCGCCTATCCCAAGCCGGACGGGGTGGTGTCGTTCGACCGGCTGTCCTCGGTGTATCTGTCGAACACCAACCACGAGGAGGACCAGCCGGCGCACCTGACGCTGAAGGACGCGTCGGTGCCGATCGCGGTCAATCTGGCGCTCTACGACGCGCCGGAGACGCGCTACTGCCCGGCGGGCGTCTACGAGATCGTGCGTGCGGAGGACGGCAGCGACCCGCGGCTGCAGATCAACGCGCAGAACTGTGTGCACTGCAAGACCTGCGACATCAAGGACCCCACCCAGAACATCAACTGGGTCGTGCCCGAGGGCGGCGGGGGGCCGAACTATCCCGGCGGGATGTAA
- a CDS encoding uracil-DNA glycosylase, translating into MIDQSDILAALRWHVDIGCDEAIGDEPLDWATLAARPAVTRAPAGASALPPAAARPAPAPVSRSAFGGPSGASMFGAAIGSDLPLGASEAGASARARAAEARSLEELEAALRAFDGCPLKATAMNTVFADGNPAADIMLIGEAPGEDEDRQGKPFVGVSGKLLDRMLAQVGLDRSTVYISNILPWRPPGNRSPTQAEIAACLPFLERHVELIGPKVLVPLGGTSAKTLLNRAEGITRLRGRWFDYASPGLSGPVPVLPMLHPAYLLRNPIAKREAWRDLLTLRQRYPG; encoded by the coding sequence ATGATTGACCAATCCGACATCCTCGCCGCCCTGCGCTGGCACGTCGACATCGGGTGCGACGAAGCCATCGGGGACGAGCCCCTGGACTGGGCGACGCTGGCCGCCCGGCCGGCGGTGACGCGTGCGCCGGCCGGCGCGTCGGCGCTGCCGCCCGCCGCGGCGCGCCCCGCCCCGGCGCCGGTGTCGCGGTCGGCTTTCGGGGGTCCCTCCGGCGCGTCGATGTTCGGCGCGGCGATCGGGTCGGACCTGCCGCTGGGCGCCAGCGAGGCCGGGGCAAGCGCCCGCGCCCGCGCCGCCGAGGCGCGCAGCCTGGAGGAACTGGAGGCGGCGCTGCGCGCCTTCGACGGTTGCCCGCTGAAGGCGACGGCGATGAACACCGTGTTCGCCGACGGCAACCCCGCCGCGGACATCATGCTGATCGGCGAGGCGCCGGGCGAGGACGAGGACCGGCAGGGCAAGCCCTTCGTCGGGGTCAGCGGCAAGCTGCTCGACCGCATGCTGGCCCAGGTGGGACTCGACCGCAGCACGGTCTACATCAGCAACATCCTGCCCTGGCGTCCGCCCGGCAACCGCTCGCCGACCCAGGCGGAGATCGCCGCCTGCCTGCCCTTCCTGGAACGGCACGTCGAGCTGATCGGCCCGAAGGTGCTGGTGCCGCTGGGCGGCACCTCCGCCAAGACCTTGCTCAACCGGGCGGAGGGCATCACCCGCCTGCGCGGCCGCTGGTTCGACTACGCCTCCCCCGGCCTGTCCGGCCCGGTGCCGGTCCTGCCGATGCTTCACCCGGCCTATCTTCTGCGCAACCCGATCGCCAAACGCGAGGCGTGGCGCGACCTGCTGACCCTGCGCCAGCGTTATCCGGGCTGA